The Lycium barbarum isolate Lr01 chromosome 11, ASM1917538v2, whole genome shotgun sequence genome contains the following window.
CTAGAGGGTCACAGATCAATCGTGACATTATGTTCAATAATTGGAATACATTAGTTGTCCGCTCTCAGGTTGGACAGTCATGTAATGAATAGTCATGATTAAGAAGTGAAGTTACGCCTTTAGACAAATAGTAGCAACTATGTTCCAAATTAAGGTTTCTTCTCAttctcttaaccataacaacatgTTAAATTAATTGGAtcttcgcccccccccccccccccccccccccccccccccctttttttcttttggcaagtAATTTATCTAAGTCCTCCTTTTGTTAAAAAGACACTCATATATACACCTAATGTTTTGCATTTTACAAGAAAGCGTCAATCTTATCCATAAGAGGACTAAAATGGGACAGAGATATAAAATGGTctcttaactatgatagtaggttcaaaatagtcccttaactatgcacttaacggttttagtcctttaagtttgttacaagttaacaaaaatggtcccttaactatgagagtaggttcaaaatagttccttaactatgcacttaacggttttggtcctttaaatttgccataagttgacaaaatggtcccttaactatgagggttggttaaaaataatcccttaagtatgcactcaacggtttgataatgtcagaaaatgatgtctcgaaacacaaagaccgacggactctatcgattaaaactgagggaatccatcgactaaataaaatatactagactttagaaataaattagaaatagcagaaactaaaaaagttgtcactaccaaaaacaagcgaaaaaaacaatggacggaaaccgatggataaaatcgagggacactattttttattttttatttaatttttattgttttttacgaaaaccaacggaagtccatcggttatttttgaggaaaaatgcgcggaagtccatcctataaccgactaatgtccgtcggttttgtcccgagttatttgaccgatctagagttctcactaatttttctctttttttcatagttctcgtcaaatctaacaaatagagttcgatgaatattttgtcgagactaaaactgtcaacttatggcaaacttaaaggaccaaaaccgttaagtgcatagttaagggactattttgaatctACTCACATAGTTAAAggaccgtttttgttaacttAAATAAATTTAAAGGACTAAACCGTTAAGTGGATAGTTAAGGAACTATTTTGAATCAATTTTATCCTTTTCTCTATAAAAGAGATAGAAAGATTATTATTTGGTACAAGCAACACTGTCGTGCAATCCTCTTCCTATAAAAATCTTGAACTGTATCTTCTAAAGTTCAAAATAACCGAACCCCATTTTGAAAAATGGAAGTACACTGCTGCCTCCCTCATCACCCTCTTTCATACAGTCCCTTCACTGGAATTTTGGTCTTTGGTGGTCGTACAGAAGCAAAGCTTGCTGCTAACCCAAGAAAGCTTCATTCTTTAACTTTGAGTTCTTGCAATTATGCCCCATTTAGTTATAAAGATTACAAATTTGCCAGAAACAGCTCTATGGAATTTTCTATGATGGCTATTGGTTCGGTAATTCCCTAAAGCTTCAatctttccccctttttttttttgaactatcAGAGTTGTCTGGTTGTGCTTTTTTTTTTATAGCTAAAGCTGCTAGAATTGCTTTGGATTTTGTTCGAGCAGCTAATGAAGTTGTAGTTGTTGCATTTCGTGGAGCAATTATCCTTTTTGGGGTTTACAAGACATTCTTGTGAATTAAACGCCAATTTTATCTGAACTTCACACTGAACATTTTAATCAACAGTCTGGATTTTTTATATTTCTGATTTCAAGGAATGTTTTCTGTAATTGTTTGGATTTTCTGGCTAAGTCAAAGGATAATCTTGACTTTGCCAAAAGAAACAGGAAAAGATTAACTGTTAATCCAATTTTACTCTGTCCCTTCCGAAGACATTGGTTTAGAAAATATGTCATCTTAAACCGTCATcgttgggtccgaaatttttcagctgttatagagattagctgttatacacctataaaagcattgacatttaaataatatttcactgttataggcaaaaaagatgcataaaatctaattttcatttttaattgtcaaattctaagcttaatcacactttgtataacgaaggaaaatcatttattgatgaaaatatatatattcatataatatttttttgttgtaatagtagtcaaaatctctacacttattattggtaatcatagatattctatttttttaaagatggttaattattatattaacaAATAAAGAAGATAGCTGTTATATGGGAGGTACTTTTACACAGAGTGTATTGTTATaaaattggttgttgttgttataggtgaaatgttgttatagagaagtaaaatataacataaaaaattagtTCCGAAAAAAGTTGGCTAttatagagaggtgttgttatatgcggGTGTCGTTATATAGAGGTCTGACTGTATTGGATATGATAAAAATCTCTGTCAAAGTGAGTGAATGGGGAAAATGCTTACTCTGATACAGTGAGCTGACATTTTAATGTTTTTGAACCCCTCTGAAGAGAGACATTTAATAGCCTTAAATATTTGTGTACAACTCTCTTTTGTCTCTCTAAGATGTCGTTTAATTAACACTTCGCTACTTGGAATAGTACGGGTGAGTTTTGGGGAAAAGGTGATAAATGCTTCTTGTTTTTCTAAATACATCAAATAGTTTAGAACAAATCCAGTGTCAAAAACTAACAAATAATATGAACTGGAGATGGTAGTATATACTTTTTGGGAAAAAGTTTCTTTTTAAAGTGAACACCTATACACTGAATAAAGTTTTTAGTAATCTTAGTTCAAAGTCTATTCTTGAGGCTCGTGTGTATGATAATGTATTGGCTGCTGGTGTGTTGGCAATTTATTATAAATGTATGATAATGCTTCTGCTTGATGCTGGACTTAGTATgaatacttttggtacagaatgTAAGTGAAGAAGATACAGATGACATGTTTGATGATCTCCTAAGGAAACATGGGGAGGTGGTCTACAAAAGAAATGACCAAAAAACTGCAAGTGAGGAGGTTGATGATGATGCTGAAAGTCTAGCCTGTAAGTTGCTCTAAGCCGTCAATTAAACTGATTACCTCTCATGTTGTCAAAGCAGTTAGAACCTCTAAGCTTATAGTTTTACTTTTCATGTTGACCTGAACCTTAGTTTATAGTTTTATCTCTGGAATATCGGTTGATTTTTATCTTGTTGCTGCCTTGTTTTGATGATATTGACAGAACGTGCTGACCAACTTTAATTTCATAACTCACGGAGCATCTCTTTTCTTGTTTTTGTTATTTTCCTTTTGGAAAAAAAGAGTATCCCTTCCCCATGAATGATGTACTTGCATTATACCTCCCTGTAGTGAAGAATAGGCTGAGACCCCATTTTAGCTTAAAAGTTAAAACCCATGTAATTGACTTGCTTAATCTATTCTATACATGTTGCATTTGTTGTTCCTTCAAAAATCTCACTGGGAATGTCGTGAATATCCTCCATTCTTTTGTGTGTAGGAACTCCATACATTAAAATGTTCATGTTCTTCCATTGCCTCTTCAATCTAATAGTAGTACTACCAGACGGTTTTTCAGATAATGTTGTATATGTCAGAACCTCGAATATagttgtaagttttttttttttcttttttttttaaccttatcAAAATATTATATAATTGTAAGTTATATTATAGGAATTAAGGTAGTATAGCCTATAGCAATTGCAATTTGGTTCACAGCAATTATTCTTACTGTAAGTTTGACTTGTTTTGGTGACGTTTACTGCTAATATTGCTTAAATTTAATGTATACTATTAGTGGTGAAATATTGTTGACTACATAAAATTATACAGCACATAATCCAAAAAAGGGCACTAGAATCTGAGAATGAATGGCGATGATTGACTTTACGCAGAATTTGTTGACAGTACTATTCCCTTCATGCAGTTGCAGTTGCTGTGGCTAAAGTTGCAAGTGATGTCAAGGCTGGAGATATAAAGGTTCTCTTTGTGAAGCCTCTAGTATATTGGACTCGGTTTTTCATTATTGCTACTGCATTCTCTCGCCCACAGATTGATGCCATTGGGTATGATATCATATCTCGAGGTTTTCTATTTGATATTAACCAGCAGCAGCATAAATAGacgcaaatgaataaataaactAAGAGGATTGTTCTTTGCAACTCTGAACTCTTGTCTAAATTTCTCATATAGGACCAGAATAAGAGATATGGCTGAGGAAAAATATGGAAGAGTTGCTTCTGGAGATTCAAAACCCAACTCGTGGACGCTACTGGACTTCGGTAAGTAATTTATGGTACTTTAATAGTCCTGCTATTATTCTTGTCACAGCTGAAGAAGTTGTGAAAGTTGGTGCTATATATTATTGACCCTTCCCATCCCTTCTACCTCAAGACATATTTTCACTTATTTAAATTGTGTTTGAAGTCTATATATAGATCGACAGTATTTGTCTTTTTTCCCATAGAGGAAGCTGTAAAAGAAGATTACAGCTACGGTAGACAATGGGAATTGCTTCTATTTATGACATTAGGCATTTCTACTATTTGACCCTTCCAGTAACCATGTTGGATGCCATGAAAAGTGTCATTGTTTTTGCTGATTTGTCACTTCATGTTTCTTTAAATTACAGGTGATGTTGTTGTTCATATATTTCTTCGTGAGCAACGTGAGTACTACAATCTGGAAGAATTCTATGGCAATGCAGCGTCCATTGAACTACCATTTGAGAACCAACAACAATCGCGAGGACCTACAGGTTATTGAAGTCCCAACAATGTTGGCCTCGTGGTGATTGACAGAAACAGTAGCAAATTAAGACAGGGAACGGTTAACATATTTGAGGAAACTCTGTTGATCCACCTGTTGTACTATTCTTTtcattagaaataatttaattgcTCTTGTAGAAGATAAAGCTATGTACTTGCGTTTGCTCTGTAGAAATACCTGGTAAGGAAATAGCTTACATGCATAGTTACTGAATTAAAAAGGGCGCCAAAGGACTCATTGTCTCGTCCTATGGAGGAACCTAACGTCCTTATCTTTCTTTTCCTTGACACAAGATGAGTTTAAATTGAACAGTGAGAATTTATATAGAGCCTgattggatgggcttaaaataagcagttTATAAGCCGGAAATAActtacatttttttgcacggattgcccttcttttggggtggtttttaaattttgccccttatatttgtgttctttaagttttgcccttcgcttggatacctgaggttctgggttcgaaccctcgctcaggtataaaataaaaaaataatttcgcaaggcagggttgGGTGGAGTGTacgccggatccggcatacaatccttaaggaaaaactaaagttatgccggagggggcagactttgctttgagacatattttattttttttcttttcaaagcaaacttttaattatgccttaaggaaaagttctgtcttatggggcatacttttagttatgtcttaactaaaagtgtgccctataatatataactaaaagtatgccccataaggcggaacttttcattaaggcaacactaaaagtttgccttaaggaaaaattctgccttatgaggcatacttttggttatgccttaattaaaagtctgccccataaggcatagttccttatggaaaagttttgtcccataaggcataattaaaactatgccttgaggaaaagttatgccccctccggcataattttagttttttcttacggactttatgccggatccggcatacaatccttaaggaaaaaactaaagttatgccagagggggcagactttgctttgagacatatattttattttattttacttttcaaggcaaacttttaattatgccttaaggaaaagttccgccttatggggcatacttttagttatgccttaactaaaagtgtgccccataaaatataactaaaagtatgccccataaggcggaacttttcattaaggcaacactaaaagtttgccttaaggcatagttccttatggaaaagttctgccccataaggcataactaaaactatgtcttgaggaaaagttatgccccctccggcataactttagtttttccttaaggactttatgccggatccggcatacactccctccagccctgccttgagaaattatttttttattttatgcctgaacgagagttcgaacccagaacctcaagtatccaagctaagggcaaaacttaaagaccacaaatatgaggggcaaatttaaagaccgcaaatatgaggggcaaaatttaaagaccaccccaaaagaagggtaatTCTGCAAATTGTcca
Protein-coding sequences here:
- the LOC132618598 gene encoding protein Iojap, chloroplastic, which gives rise to MEVHCCLPHHPLSYSPFTGILVFGGRTEAKLAANPRKLHSLTLSSCNYAPFSYKDYKFARNSSMEFSMMAIGSNVSEEDTDDMFDDLLRKHGEVVYKRNDQKTASEEVDDDAESLAFAVAVAKVASDVKAGDIKVLFVKPLVYWTRFFIIATAFSRPQIDAIGTRIRDMAEEKYGRVASGDSKPNSWTLLDFGDVVVHIFLREQREYYNLEEFYGNAASIELPFENQQQSRGPTGY